tttttcaagggtgaatattgaaaattatttttgtatgtattttgaaaaataaaaagctattattaaaaaaagagagatgagtttatacttttaaaaatattggagGTATGTGTCTGGAATTCAGAAGAGACCAGGATTAATGATAGAGATTTGAGTCATTTGCATAAAAGTAGTAGATGAAACTGTGGGATTGAGGAAAAAgcctggctttgtgaccctgggttaGTCACTTATCTTCCCAGTTCCCAAGTAACTGtcttaacatttattaattgctaaaCAATTATAGGAAGCCTCCTGGCATTCTTTAAAGAAATCTTAAATTTGGATTGTGACCCAATAGAGAGTCTCATAACTGAGTGTAGGCTCATGaatatgatttgttatcagtaaatgattgatttgtatacttattttatatacctatgtacctaggatcatataaaaatttttcagtGAAAAGATTTTTGGTTGCAAGTagcaaaagtttaagaagcccttatataccaatgaaatcagatatgttttttttttttttttcaacaaatcctcaaatttattttttattttgtttccttaattATGCCTGGCTTAACTAACATGTTTAAAAATGAGCACTTTCAGGTCAAAATTTCAAACCATTTTTGTTACAGATGTAACAACAGAAAATGTAAGTGTAGCTATTGCTGCACCTCCATCAGAAGGAGAAGCTAATGCAGAACTATGTCGGTATCTTTCCAAGGTCCTGGAACTTAGGAAGAGTGATGTTATCTTAGATAAGgtatatcatttatttattgcattttagTGTTCCATCAATCATTGGTTTctgtaaaaatttttcaaaatgatgTTTGGATTTGTCTCTTCTTCATTCCATCCAACTTTCTAGTTTAGGACCCTGTTAGCACCAATACATCCTAGGTATTTTTCTTATCTGCAGAGTTCTTCTCTCCTCGATTACATTTCTGAACATTGCTGCTAgactttaattttcttaaaatattgcttttatcATCTCAACTCCTTAATTAAAAACATTGAGAATCAACACATTTTTAGTGCTCATCAAATATATGCCTCACACAGTGCTaagttcttttaaataaaaaagcaatgagCCTTCTGGTGACAcctctaatatttttttaaatttttatttattttgctgaggcaaaattggggttaagtgacttagtcacaaagctaggactgttaagtgtctgagatcagatttgaacttaggttctaaagggagttttcttactgagaattccttaaaataataaagttttaggttcagaccaaaaacaaacaaaaaaaaaaacccaacctaatctcatcatttacaAATGAAACCGAGGCCTAGAAAGCTTAAATTACTTGCCAAAATTGTCCAAGTTGCAGAACCAGgtttttttattctgtatttttattcttttcaacaaggaaaaggaaagggggaagaagatatttagaagagacagtgatataaaaacaaaaaaaatgttaatttgtaatttaaaaaataaattttacatctGTAATCTTTGATATCAATCTATTTCCCCTGGCACAGTCCAAGTACAGACTCCTTACTAGACCCATTCCATTAGCCTCTATTCTGTCCTTTAGTTGGCTGCTAGACTTGTCTTGCTTTTGCATAGATCTGGTCTTAATCACTCTTCTGCTCAAAACCCTTCAGTGGTGTCCCGTTACCCATTATATAGTTCAGACTCCCATCCTGGTATATGAGGCTTTCCAAATATACTATATTGCAGCCAAACTAGACTATTCACCATTTCTTGTATATATTCTGAACTGTCTGCTTCCATGATTTTTCTCACCAAGTTCCCTGTGTTTTTAGTGTCTTCCTCTCCACATGTTGTATTCCtctcttttaaaaacataactttaatattattttctctagGAATGTTTTTCTGATCTCTTCAATTGGCAGTAACTCTCTCTTGCCCTTCCATCCCAGATCTCACATAGTGcctttctaacatttatcatAAATCATTTTAGATtgtagttatatatgtatatgtcatatcTTCCTATTAGTTTATAAGTTCCATGTAAAGAAAGGATTTATGTCTTACCTAAACTTTATATCTTCCCAGGAGCTAGGATTTATACTAGTGCTTTGTTCCCATGGGCTTAATTAATGttcattgaattaaattattgaatGTAAACAAATTTGTGAGAAATTGTTGTTCACCTATGTTCACTAGTCTTTTATTTGAATGTTATATctgatattctttattttattttgaaccaGGGTGGTAAATCTCGTGAAAAAGTGGTAAAGATTTTGGCATCCATAACTCCAGAAGAGattttggaaaaattgaaaaagcaaGCAGAAGTCCcctaaaacaaacaagcaaagcCCAGATATGAACTTTATATTTAATTGAGCTTTCTTTTAAACCTTAAAAATTTGTAAGGAGAAGAACTTAGACAATGCTTGGATTACAGTGCTTTGAAGAAAAACAGTCTTTGAAAATACTCTTCATGAAATGTTGAATAAGTCAAAATAGCACACAAATGGTAAGGCAAAGTATACTACAGCAAAACTTGAATTACTACTGGAAATACTCAAACCAAGTCATTATGGTCCAATTCTTAAAATTTAGAACTGGTTTGTTAATACTACATACCTGTCCTAAAGCTTATTTTATAACTGTTActtaaaagggaccttagagattaacTACTTTActcatcttattttacaaatgaccaAACTGTTTCAGAGAGGCTGAgagcttgctcaaggtcacacaggtaatcaATATCACTAAGCCTACAGCTCCCATCTCTTCACTCCAGTGACAGTGTCCTATATGTGCCATACTATTGCTTTACCTGTTATTTACAAGTATTAAGAGACAAATGTAGAGAAGCAGCTTGGCAGAGTGAATAGAGCTTTAGACTCAAGGACAGTCCTCTGAGGTTCAGGAAAGTCTCTAAGGCCCTAAAATTATAGATGAATTTACAAATTCTTGACTTATTTCtgtaaagaaaatgtaaaattgttGAATTGCAGTTggataataacatttaaaatatattttaaagacctctctctggttttggttttttcttcATACTTACCCTTTTAGTAGGAATGTTTTCTTGAATCAAATTATGTAAATCAAGTTTTTCCCCCTCGTTTTTTTTACTCAGTTTGCTTAAGTctaaaaatgacaacaacaacaacataccACTGTTCCTCtaaatttaataaacaaaagATTGCTTTAGGGAATCTGATATGGGAAGACTTCATAACAGTGAAAAGCTAGCCTTGAAACTAAATTCTGAAATCACTAAGGTGTTGCTTTTCTTTATACAATGTCTTGCTTCTTTTCAGGTTAAGAACAAATCAAACCTGCAGTTCCTTTGGGGCTTTTTGGAACCAACAGCTTCCTGCTCTAGAAAAATTGGTGATCTCCAGGGTCCCAATTAGCTCTGATATTCCATGAGATATGAACCTCttctcaatttaaaaatatttgattaataaTACCATAGATATATGTAGTATTTCAcagttttcaaattcttttacATATGCCATATGTAACTTGATTGATACAGATTTTCACAATAACCCCTTAAGACAGGAACCATctccatttatttaatttaaattttgatttccatATTCTTACCCTTCCTCTTATCACGCtcccccattgagaaagcaaataatatatctattatatatgtcAAATTCtgcaaaacatttctgtattagacatgttgcaaaaaaaaaaaaaaaaaaggcgaaAAGTATGCTTTAAATCTGCACTTGGAGTtcattagttcattttttttatcatgagtccatTGAAATCAtcatggatcattatattgatcagaacaGCTAAGTCTTTTGCAGTTGATTAAAATagtgttctgattctgctcatttcattttgaatcagttcttataagtcttcccaggtttttctgaaatcattcttcatttcttatagcacaatagtatttgaTTATAATCATATACAACAATTCATTCAGCTCttccccaattaataggcatcccctcaatttttagttctttgccatcacaaaaggaACCTCTATAACTATTTTTGTTACATATaagcccttttcctttttttttttttttttttttaaatctctttcagATTCTATATctggtagtggtattgctgagggGATgagcacagttttataaccctttggtcATAGAATTATTATGATTTGTAGACAAGACTAAGCTACAGAAAGTTCAAGTAATTCTATGAAAACACgaattttccctttctccaattCTATCTAAATGGACAAGTAGCCATAGGGAAGCTTGTTTTGAAATCAGTAATTGAGATtctatattggattttttttcattatttagaaattgaatcagggtTTTCTTCATAGGAGATAAGAATTGTATCAGTGTGGAATACCAATATCAGCAAACCTCATTctatattatctttatttgtaaaatgagcttaaaACACAATGCAtacaaatatgaatttaaaacatTTGTGGGGTAAGGCATTTGCTTACATTCAAAGAATTCACTTTAGGATTCCTTTAAACAATCCAACTCTtctattgcatttaaaataattttatttttaaaaattagtttgtaTTACCTTTTCAAGGACACATCTGTTGTTTAAAGTAAGGTACATCAGGataattaggtggcacagtagatagagtaccagcccagaagtcaggaggacctgagttcaaatgtggcctgagatacttaacaattcctagctgtgtgaccctggataagtcactttaccccaattgccttggcaaaataataacaataataaagtaaGCTGCATCTATGCTTGGGGAAAATGAAGTATGCTTTGTGTCCTAGGAATTTAATCTGTTTCTCAGGCTTAACATTTCTCAAATCCTAATTCATTAGGATCAAAGCATTTCAATTCTGTACATAAAAAATTCTGTCCTCTAATGGGGGTACTTTTGAAGTACATTCAGATTCTACatactgtgtgtatgtgtgtgtgtgtgtgtgtgtgtgtttatgttggAGTGGTGAGATAGAATGTGTAAGGgtcaaaaaggttttttttagcctgaaaaaaatctttaattttgaaACAAACAGGTAACATCAAGCTATGATCATGGAAGCTTTGATCTATATCTTAATACTTTATCTGACATTGTTTATCTCTGTTGTCACTTACCAACAACCAgtgaaataaattcattttagttAGATCACTCATCATCTGTTAATGTGGGATTTTTAATCCAATGGCCTTAGTAGCtaacataaaatagttttaaattcccATCTGAAATTTACAACATGAAAATTGAgtagatgcacatcaattggggaatggctaaacaagttgtggtacatgctTGTGATGGAATAGTACAGCACTGTAGGAAATACtgagctggttgattttagaaaataaatgggggcagctaggtggtgcagtggatagagcaccagccttgaattcaggaggacccgagttcaaatctggtctcagacacttaacacttcctggctgtgtgaccctgggcaagtcacttaaccccagcctaaaaaaaaaaaaaaaagaaaataaatggaaggacTTATATGAAATAACGAAAGCTGagatgaatagaaccaagagaacattgtatacattaACTTTCTAGACTTCAGAATAATTGTGAACAACTAAGCTATACTCAAATCATCTCTAAATCTTCCTATGAAGAAAGATCCTCcatacctccagagaaagaactgataaatagaagttatatatactatagttttacatatatttataaatctgcaGCAAATGGTAGTCTTCTCTAGTGCAAAGTGAGGAGAGTAGAGGGAGacagttaaaatttaaaatgtaacttttttttttttttttttttttttttttttacaaaatctttGTATTGTCTCTTGCTTATAGGtaaagatcataaatttaaaattgggAAGGACCCTGGGGGAGCAAGTAGTCCAACTCTCTCCTTTTGTAGATGGGGGAATTGAATCCAAAAAGGTTTTAACCTGCTCATAATTACATCAGAGAcacattagaatacatcttcaatGTCAAGACCCaaaactttttctactttattaaaCTGTCCCATTAAGAGGAATAGTTTCAGATTTTGGGGTTAGAGTCTCAATGTATCATCAATATCAAGAGGTAAGACTATTAAGATAACTAGCAAGCAGGtgtgaaaaattat
The DNA window shown above is from Sminthopsis crassicaudata isolate SCR6 chromosome 2, ASM4859323v1, whole genome shotgun sequence and carries:
- the C2H15orf40 gene encoding UPF0235 protein C15orf40 homolog — its product is MLGLCRWAVGAEAAAARPFSGAGMPKKGKGQNKEPVKSLPPTGPVAVDQNGSITIAIHAKPGSKQNAITDVTTENVSVAIAAPPSEGEANAELCRYLSKVLELRKSDVILDKGGKSREKVVKILASITPEEILEKLKKQAEVP